The segment gtagcctgtctgttatatacgttgtatcgctcagtagtaatgctccgcggtagtctgcctgttatatacacgttgtatcgctcagtagtaatgctccgcggtagtctgcctgttatatacacgttgtatcgctcagtagtaatgctccgcggtagtctgcctgttatatacacgttgtatcgctcagtagtaatgctccgcggtagtctgcctgttatacacgttgtatcgctcagtagtaatgctccgcggtagtctgcctgttatatacacgttgtatcgctcagtagtaatgctccgcagtagccGGCCTGTTATATATACGTTGTATCGcttagtagtaatgctctgcagtagCCGGCCTGTTATATATacgttgtatcgctcagtagtaatgctccgcagtagcctgCCTGTTATATACacgttgtatcgctcagtagtaatgctccgcagtagcctgtctgttatatacgttgtatcgctcagtagtaatgctccgcggTAGTCTGCCTGTTATATACTGTACGTTGTGGTGTTCTGTACTCGTCATCCTAAACAGCTTCTTATTAATACTCCATTCTTCTCTTGTCTCCTGCTGAAAACAGCTGAAAAGTGAGGTATCGTCCGTAATACATAAACTGATTGTGGATTACAACCCAAGTGACACCCCGAAGAGTGCGGAGAGTACGTGGGATTATATCCAGTATAATGTGAGTATGGTTTATAGACTGGGTGCTAATAATGACCTCCTACAGCTGTTACTCCAATTGGCCAGATTCAGGGAGACGCCACCCGCCGACGGCTGCGCAGCTTTCAGTCAGCGCCGGTTAGAGCATAGTCCTAGTATTTACTGTATGTAAGCACCAACTCTAAGACAGCCGTGAGCTATTCTCCAAACCCCGCGGGACATTTATTATAACCCGCGGCGCGGTATAAAGGGGGCTGGCGGGGTATAGTATAGCGCATCGTGTGGTCTGAGGGCTGCACATTAAAGTGGTCGGAAACAGAGTTTGCGGAAAAGAGAGAAGGTAGAAGAAATATTCTCCATTTATTAAGCAGCAAGAGTTGGTGTTTTAATGGTTTTCTCCGTCAATTTCCGACCACCAATGCTGCAAAATGTACGATGCTGCACATCACTGATCACTGAATACAGGAGTGCTGCGGCTCGCTGTGCTGCGGCTCGCTGTGCTGCGGCTGATTGTGCTGCGACTCATGTCTCGTTCTGTTCTTGGTTGCAGCTGAAGTGCTGTGGTTGGATCAGTTACCAGAATTGGACAGAAAACCCAAACGTTGGAAACCACACTGATTACTTTCCATGCTCCTGTGTCGCTAATAATACCCGCGCTGAGTCTGGCTTCTGCAATACCACCGTCTCTGCTCTCTACCCAGCGGTGAGTGTCCGCGTCTCCGCACTGCGGGGATAAATTCCCCTAGTAATTATCTGTCTATTCCTTGTGTCATGGATTTACAGCGGAGGCCACCATTGTCTGGCCTCAGTCTGTTTATGAGAATTCTGCTTAGTGCCTCGTGCCTCACTGATGTCTCTAGGTCCGAATAGATTATGCCTCAGAAATGGTCATTTATAAAGCTGCAAATGCTATTCTGTGACATCAGACGGTCACTTATGCGCAAGTGTGCAGCGTTTCCCCGGTAGGCCGTATTGATGGTCTCCATTCTCCCATAGAATGGCCGCCTCGGCCACATGCAGGCACtccatatataattatatatctccACACTGTTTTTGTTGACTTATGAGTGGCGGAGACTCTGTTACTGAGCGTCTGCTTTGTGTCGCAGGGCTGCGAGGCGCAGGTGGAGGGATGGCTGCAGGACAATCTCGCCATTATCTTGGGCGTGTGCGTGGGCGTGGCTGTGATTGAGGTAAGTGATCCGTGTCACCACAGTATATCGCTGCTAAATGAGTGTTCCAGGGGCCGGGTATTGTAACAGATCTGTCCACCTCGTCACTGTGCCTCACACCTCACACCCTCTTCTCTCTCTAGTTAATAGGTCTGATTCTATCCATATGTCTCTGCCGAAACATCCAAAATGAGGATTATACCAAGGTGCCAAAATACTGATGTGTTCCCGCGTCCCCTACACTGCGCTGGATTACCCCACCCGACGGAAGATGCGAGGGGGCAAGGACACCGGCCCTACCATCATTCCAGCCCCCGAACACACCGCCATGTATATCTACCCCCCTGTGTACAGATCACAAAGAGAAGGCGATGTCGCCGTCATCCCACCGCTTGGACCATAGAAGGGAATTGCTGAACGTCGTATATAGTGTAGAATTTGTGTATATTGATGATTAGTGCTGGAAGCGGCACCCTGCGATTCTCCAGCCGCTGCGGTTCTCCAGCCTCCGTCACGTGGACGCTTTGCAGCCGCTGGAGAGAGGCGGGGTTACCCCAGGCCGCTCCCTGGACATACATTCTGTGTATAGTAATATGGAGCAGAGTTATCTGATAGAACCTTTTATTTCTGTATAAAAATAGTTGTAAATAAAAGTGCTGAGCTTGTCTGACTGGATGGGTGGTTACCGTGGTAGCTGGGCAAAACTATGCTGTAACCCTTAGCAACAAGTCAGATGTAAGAACTACATTCTGCTGCACTGGTTTATGAGTCGCCCCATTCACACAAACTGCGCGGAGGTAAAATCCCAGGTGTGGCGTCTTCACAGTGGCTATTTATTATGTGTGTCCGTATCCCTCCCTCCTGTCTCACCAAGCCGGCCAGCCGGAGAAACCGGGGCGGTGACAACTGCACGGCACGATTGTCAGTGCTAAGGGCCGGCTCAGTGAGACTGATGCGGGCGGCCGGCTCGGTGAGACTGATGCGGGCGGCCAGCTCGGTGAGACTGATGCGGGCGGCCGGCTCGGTGAGACTGAAGCGGGCGGCCGTCTCGGTGAGACAGGACAGAAGAGACAGGCATCAATAACCTTATTTACTCTGGAGGCTTTGTACATCATTCCAACATGAATGTCAATTTTACTTTTAACTTTGTgttccgtgtgagtgtatatataatatacagtgtatatattatagatggtggctgggtcacctcagtcctggCCCCTGCCCCCCACTCTAACCCTGTTTGCTGCCCCTACCCCCATACGGCTGTTTTCCAGCCCTGCACTCCTCTGAGCTGTTCCCCACCCTCCGTCCCAAATGCCCCTGCTGCCGTACTTGCCTCCAGCGGTCAGTCCTCTCCTAAGGCTGTCTTTCCCCTCGCTGTGGGAGCCATTGGAGCAAGTATCCAGGCCTGAGTAGATTGGACAGCCTTACactattatgtgtgtgtatgtatatatatatatatatatatatatatatataatatacatgtgtgtgtagacAAAAGTAATTGGACACCCCCCCCCCATGCGAGTGAGTtgatgtgtgctgctgctgcagacgtGTTTGTGGCGGTATAAGACGGGTGCAGGGTAGGATGGCTTGTCGGAAGGAGATCAGAGTGAGAAGGGGATCTTCATAGGCTGcgcgatgtcatgtttccagggcgactGGTATACAGACATTtcggtaacccggatggactggcaGCTCAGAGTCCCAGATCTTAACCCCTTTGAGAACCTCTGAGATGAATTGGGGCGAAGGGTGCGTTCTAGACTGACTTATCCTTCTTCAGTGTCGCAGCCGGTCACAGTACAGATGATGGAATGGCAGAGCACACCCCCTGCtggtgtccaggaacttgtgggcaGTTTGCCAGGACGGGCGTCTGCAGCAATCACCGCACGTGGTGACCCTACACGGTACTGACGTCAGTAACATCTCGCTGATCTAttcctgtcagtgtccaatcacttttgtctacatagtgtatatatacatatatagtgtgtATCTATAATAGATGGAATAACAGAAAGCTCTGAATTAATGCTATATACCCTTACAAACCCGGTGCCTTCTCAGCGCAGACCCACCCAAATGCCCGGGGGGCAGAACGTTTGCTAAGAACCAGAGCCAGGCTACAGAACAGACCTCGGTGCCTGCTTCCTCCTAGTCCTGCAGCCGATGCACACAGCGGAGGCTGCCGTACACATGTAGCCGGTCAGGTAGTGCTGCATACTATACAACTATTCcgccatgtgtcagtgtgccattgttctagggCCCCCAGGCGTCAGTGTATCATTGTTCTGGGGCCCCCAGGCGTCAGTGTATCATTGTTCTGGGgcccccatgtgtcagtgtgccattgttctggggccccgggtgtcagtgtaccattgttctggggccccgggtgtcagtgtgccattgttctggggccCCAggcgtcagtgtgccattgttctggggccccgggtgtcagtgtgccattgttctggggcccccaagtgtcagtgtgccattgttctggggccccgggtgtcagtgtgccattgttctggggccccgggtgtcagtgtgccattgttctgtggcCCCGGGTGTCAGTGTGCCAATGTTCTGGGGCCCCCTCCCCCTTTTCCCAGAGATGTGTCAGTTGCGTCTCCACCGTATATGGGTGACTGTAATCCGGATCCTGTAGCCACCTGTGACTGTGATATCCTCATTATATCTGTATCTGCTTTTGTTTGTCACCAGAATCTGATCACAATATTAAACCGCTCAATAAAGATGACGCCCTGGTGCCCTCTGTGATTATTAGGACTCGGGAAATCTGATTTACGTATAATGATGCCAAGAAACAACCGTTCCAACGCTGTAATGACTCAGGGTGGAATGAAGTTATGTTTAAGCTTTTCCTTACTGCGCGGTCTGCGGACGCAGAGCCAGAGACTCCCCGCATATCCGTACACGGTCgtgtcacattattatgacaccagcTAAtaaccagagtaaccgccgtgtgcagcgcggacagcagctagacgtccACTGAACTGTCATGTTACACACGTCTGGCAGCCCCAGggtcattgtgacggtgagctgctccgctgTAGCGCGTCGGCCTCACACACCgtcatagccgacgttcacctctcacatcaatggcgtgTGGCGCTCCGCAGATTCCATATTGGTTATTCGCAATAGTGCCATTCattcagtcacgatacaccttcaccgcagcagcacgcggataggtcacacactgcgctgtgtcaggaaTACCGCCACCCCAGCCCCGAACGCTGATATCATCCttgtttgcaactctgataaatcctccccttttacccatgacagcatgtgatatgtgtgcagacggcctatcgcccaCCTTATATACCGACCACGCCAGCGCACGgtacgtgatgtacttcatggtcTACGCACTGCTGCTGTCACATGTAGGCGGTGGGTATAATGTGTATTACACTATATTGAATAGAAATAGGTGAATCTATAGGTACAGCGTGCACCGGGGTTATCAGGTGTGTGAGCCGCCTGTGTAATTGGCGAGGAATCGCTGTGATGAGCCACCGATGGGTTAATAGAATAATCGCCGGCTTGTAATTCGGAACAAACTTTACCATGCAGCAAAGAAATGCGCAAACAATTCCAAATGATACAAGAGCGAGAGAAAGGCGTCCTGATCAGGAGCACAATGTGCGCAACtcgtatgggggagatgtatcaagccttggagagagatacagtggacaaGCTAAGCAAAGCAATCATTTATTTAGCTAGATTTGGTGCATCTCCCCCTTGTCAGGGGGTAAGTGGGGAAGTTGCTCAAAGCAGTCAGCCTGTAAGGGGTAGATTTGGTgaagtttctaaaaatgaaaaatggTGGTGTTGCTGCttttagctagaatctgattggctgctatgggcaacaccataatagattctgattggctgctatgggcaacaccataatagattctgattggctgctatgggcaatacCATAATAgattctgattggctgctatgggcaacaccataatagattctgattggctgctatgggcaatacCATAATAgattctgattggctgctatgggtaaCACCATAATAgattctgattggctgctatgggcaacaccataatagattctga is part of the Pseudophryne corroboree isolate aPseCor3 chromosome 11, aPseCor3.hap2, whole genome shotgun sequence genome and harbors:
- the CD82 gene encoding CD82 antigen, whose protein sequence is MASGGCMKVTKYFLFLFNLLFFILGAVILGFGIWILVDKTSFISVLQDSSSSLKTGSYILIAVGGFTMVMGFLGCVGAVNEVRCLLGLYFTFLLLILILQIVAGVLIYFQKNTLKSEVSSVIHKLIVDYNPSDTPKSAESTWDYIQYNLKCCGWISYQNWTENPNVGNHTDYFPCSCVANNTRAESGFCNTTVSALYPAGCEAQVEGWLQDNLAIILGVCVGVAVIELIGLILSICLCRNIQNEDYTKVPKY